The genomic segment GCGCGGCAATCATGTAGAAATCGTTTATGATTGGGAGTCAACCGCACTCGCCGACAATGCGCCTTCCGGCCACAACGATACGCAGAGGATTGCAGATGACTGACAAACCACATCTTGACGAAGAGGCGTTGGCTGAATTGCAGGATGTCATGGAAGATGAGTTTGAAGTATTGATTCAGACCTATCTGGCAGACTCGCGAACGCGTCTGGACAGCCTCAGACAGTCCCTGGAAGCAGGCGACGCCGATGCCTTTGCCAAAACCGCCCATAGTTTCAAGGGCAGCTGTATCAATATCGGTGCGCCGTGTCTCGGGGCATTGTGTATGGAAGCTGAGCAGGCGGGTAAGGCTGGCAACCTGGATGAAGCAGAACCCATTGTCAAAGCCATAGAAGTGGAATTCTCTGAGGTGACCACACGGCTGAATTCCTTTGGTGAATCAACGTGACACCTGTTCTGGCATCGCTTTTGCTATCTTCTGCTCAGAGCCCGATTGCGGGCAATACAGGTTGATAAAGCGGCAAGAGGTTGCCATGCAGCAGATGATTCTTCCCCAGGCGCCAGCGCCGGGGGCACAGAAGGACACAGCGACCAACAAACCGGCGGGCAATCGGGATTCCGGCTCTGAATCTCGGTTTGACGAGGTCTCCCGCGCAGAAAGGAAGCGCCTGGACCAAAAGCAGGCAGACCGTCAGGATCAGAGCCGAGCGGTTCAGGACAAGCGCGAAGCCCGGCGTGCCGACAAGCAAGACGCCAATGCGCCCAAAGAGTCCACTGCCTCGGAAAGTGCCGATAAGCCGGGCGCCCCGGTTACAGCGGGTAAAGAGCCTGGTTCACAGCGCACGGCGGCCGAACAGGACGATCCTGCCCAGATTGATGCAGTGACCATGACCTTCGCCAGTCTGCAGTCCTTGCTGACGCCCGCAGGCAATGCCTTGCCGGCTACGGATGCCGATCCCCTGATGAACCCCGCCCTGATGCCGATGGCTGGCATGCAAGGCGCCATCAATGGCCAGAACGGACAACAAGGCCCGGCTACCGCCACCATGAATCTGAGTACGCAATTAACTGACCTGTTGTCGGCCGGCGTGGCCGGTGAAAGTACAAGACCGGTTGATCCCGCCAACCTGTTGTCGGCCCCCAGATTCCAGGCAGCCCTCGAGGTTGCTTCACAACAGGCGGCCCAGCCCGCACGGCTGGCGGCAGAGGCCGCTGTGCCCCTGAAGGGATATGCCACATCGGTAGAAGTGCCCGTGGGGCAGGCGGAATGGGGCGACAAGGTGATGGGCAAGCTCAGCTGGCTGACCGCCCGAAACATGTCTGTGGCAGAAATTCACCTGACGCCGCCGGATATGGGGCCGATGGAGGTAAAGGTTCGGGTACAGAATGACCAGGCCAACATCACCGTGCAGGCCGCCAACCCGGTTGTACGGGAGCAGCTGGAACTCAACTCCCACAGGCTGCGGGATATGCTGGGGGAGCAGGGTTTGTCTCTGAGTCAGTTTGATGTTTCCGACCAGCCCGGCAGGCAGGGTGCTGAGCGGGGAG from the Marinobacter sp. LQ44 genome contains:
- a CDS encoding Hpt domain-containing protein; this encodes MTDKPHLDEEALAELQDVMEDEFEVLIQTYLADSRTRLDSLRQSLEAGDADAFAKTAHSFKGSCINIGAPCLGALCMEAEQAGKAGNLDEAEPIVKAIEVEFSEVTTRLNSFGEST
- a CDS encoding flagellar hook-length control protein FliK, translating into MQQMILPQAPAPGAQKDTATNKPAGNRDSGSESRFDEVSRAERKRLDQKQADRQDQSRAVQDKREARRADKQDANAPKESTASESADKPGAPVTAGKEPGSQRTAAEQDDPAQIDAVTMTFASLQSLLTPAGNALPATDADPLMNPALMPMAGMQGAINGQNGQQGPATATMNLSTQLTDLLSAGVAGESTRPVDPANLLSAPRFQAALEVASQQAAQPARLAAEAAVPLKGYATSVEVPVGQAEWGDKVMGKLSWLTARNMSVAEIHLTPPDMGPMEVKVRVQNDQANITVQAANPVVREQLELNSHRLRDMLGEQGLSLSQFDVSDQPGRQGAERGDGSGEHASAGESGGPLTGDTDESLQEMAGLDLAWKGEVDVFA